Part of the Citrus sinensis cultivar Valencia sweet orange chromosome 2, DVS_A1.0, whole genome shotgun sequence genome, ATCTTGGATGACATGAATTATCACCCGCAGTTGTGATGGGTCAATTTGTGATATTGACTCCGAATAGGCTCGACAAAAACACCTTTTTAGGTAATTTACAGGACGAacgcaaaattttattaaattcactactattttcatattttaagtTGTTGGTTACAAGTTACTaatttatgtttgttaataAAACCCGTTGATCTTGACAACTCCACGAGATTATTCAATCCCCATCctttgataataataagatgacaaacatttatttccaaaaaaaaaaaaagatgacaAACATTGGAAGAAAATTATCATGATGCTGATTATTTCAACCcattaaaatactttttaagcttaattatttataaaatattatattacaaaattttatataaagaaATTACTGATAAGTACAAGGCACAATTATTTAGAAATGTAATTACTTTTTTACATCTATTCTATTTATAGTAAACTGCaattctcttcattttctttctcttatcAATATAGAGGATCATCTTCTAATCTAAACTCTcctgaatttttaaaaatcttattccaCCTGTCTTTTAGTATTAGTGTATGATTATGGTTTAATcacttttattgtttaatttattaaccactAATTACTCGAGTGAGTTTACtcaagagaaaaattagattataaaatgatCCTGATGTCAATTAAATTGTTCCAAGCAtaagaaactttaaaaaaaaagtttaagaaTAAGAAAggtaaataattaaactcTTGACCAATGGAGGAGGTGAAAATATTGGTCGTGTGCAGTAGGTTGCCCTCCATTTTCAATACAATACTCATGATTGTCATAGCTTTTTAAATTGAGCGCGCGAAACCAATTGCAGAGGACTATtcttagaaagaaaattatttatttttttttctaagagATCCTCCATTTCATAAGAATGATGTAAGTAACCTTATCATGTTTATAGCTATTAGGGAGATCAAAATGAATGATGTCAATTTGCAGTTTTGAACCAAtgtttgaaaaaacaaaattgaaaagtgaAAACGAAGAAGATGAGAATAGCGGGTGTAAAAGTTAGGGTACTTTTGGCGTTTACAGAGGTGCGTAgcgtaaaatttttatttttaagttttaacgATTTGTTTATTGAGAAAGCGAgtgtgaaaataaattttgtgggtgaaattttaaatcatatcACAAACAATTATAGAAATAATATCGTAAAGTATctagttaaaatttaaagcttcctaaaattaaaaataatgacaaaGACGTTAAAAGTACTCGGACCCATTTAAGGCCGAAGAACTCGGCATTTGGCATTTTGATTACTAAAACAAACAACGAAAAATACAAACGACTAGCGTCATCGTTTTACGACAAGTCGTCTATACAGAGAGGTTACATTCTCCCACGATGTGCTGCCGTCTTTTGCGTTTTTTATCCAGATCAAAAGGAACTtgtcttacttttttttccgGAAGATTTTTGTAATAATGTTTTAGCCTGTAACTTGTATCATCATTCAATTTTATCTCTCAAGGCTTTTCTTCCTAGCCTaatgaattttcttctttaaagaGTTTCAGTTTATGATCCATTTATTAGCCAAAATAATGGGAGAGAAATAGGGGGACGAGCCCGAGAAATTAAATGAGTTTGGAAAAGCTGTTATGAGATCTTTAGCGTTAAACATTTTCCTATTGCTCTTTAATCCTTCTCATTAATGCCTCTGGCATTCTCTCAATTCCAAAATGTCTTGCAAGTTGCAACCAGGTGGGTGTAGAATTATACTGTAGTAAAACTAAAAACTCCAGAactattttacctttttcaaCTACTAGGCATAGATATTAGCTTATTTCCTATCATTTTAGCGCGGAACTAGAATGAGGTAGATAGACAATTCTTCGATGGTTGCTTATGAGGTCAATTCGGTGGGCCGAACTCTAGTGATAGAGGTATGATAAGTTGAATCTCAAGTTGTAAGGGCCCATTGGGACTGTTACCCTGAAAGGGATGTTGCCATTGTGGCCGATTCAAGTGCCGGTGGCCCACTGCCAGGTCAGGATCCATTGGGAGGGACAATCGCCTGGGTAGTAGTTGGCACTCTTATCGAGCATCAAATGCTGCCCTTAATCAGCGTAAGATCCTTGCTTTGCATTTTGGATACCGAAGCAATTGATGCTTCTTGATCACTTCCCAAGCTTTGGAACATAGGACACTACCACTCGTGTAATCCTTTTTCGTTGGCCTATTGAATGCAATCAACTCAAGGGCTTCATATGCTTAACTGGTTTTCAGTGAAGTTATCGATGTTGTTCTATCTCATTCaaagattattctttttttttttggtggggggGTGTGGATACAAGGAATAAATGTAACGAGTGTTTATGATCCTCTCAAAAAATGGGACTCTCTTTTATGCAGGGATTCTATTACTACAAGTATCTGTAGCATGATCTTTATCTGCCCTTGTGTTGTGATTAAATATGACTGTAAATATGTATCTGTGCGAGTATCTCTATATATATTCTGCCGTATTTTTCAGATTAAATAAACAGAGTAGACACAAACAGACACCGTCGACAGAATCTTCAAATTCCCTAAAAGGTTAATGCAAATTCGGAACATGTTGTCGCATTACTCCTAGTTTCCCTTGAATGACATCTGTTTCGTGGCAACTGGATGGGTATGAACACTTTGTCACATATTCTCAGATAAATCAGTAAATGGTTTTGTACTGACATTTCTTCCATTGATGGATGTGCCTGATCAAATATGCTTGCATCTTGGCCCTGTACAGAAAGAGTTAAGCTGATATTCGGTTACCTGTTGATTGCATTGGTGTAGTGCTCTCTGCAGTGCAGTAGTACTATAATTTACTTTATACCTGTTGATAtatacatgttttttttttttggtattgtTCCAGTGACAAATCATTGGTAAACTGAACTGATGTATTGCAATAACAAAAACTGTGCCAGTGGAGTTTGGTCGAAATAAAACGATCCAGTTTACATGCATTCTGTTGCATGTGGATACTGGATAGTGATCTTTTAGAGATTTAACGTTCCAGAGCCAGAGGGCAAGTTTTTCATCGAAGAGTTCTCAGTGCAGAAGCTCTTAAACATCATCAACAGTGCAAAGAGCCCTGACGACGGCATGAGATGGTCAAGAAATTCTTTTTAGAAGTCCATATTATTCCTTTTGCATATGCAATTGAAAGTAATTTGGTGaagaatgaagatgaaaacTTGTGTGTCTTCAATATCGGCACACCTCAGACTCAGTTGATTGAGCTACCCGCTTGTTGAGCATTTCTCATACTTTCTAGTATCTGATTTAGGTGCTTGAATTATAAATTCGGTTGTAAGAGCAGGACTCCTTTATTATTAAcctctttttaaaataaaagagaccacctataatataataaaggAGTTGAGATTATTTGAACCCATtaaactcaattttattttttttattatttaaatgtccataaaataaattacaatcGTTAAcgataaattataattaaataaaagtttctCTTTGAATCCGTGTCTCTACCTCTACATGTTATTCGAGTCAACTTATAATTAGatagtagatttttttttttttttcaaatgagtGGAGAGAGGACAACTTATGACTTCTTCATGCATATTAtaaagagtgatgatacaaccacaaactcttgtacaaacttatcttatacaaattgatgtggtattaattcattggttgaatgaaaatataaaataatagaaataaatcatgtggactaagagatatttaattcaaccaatgaattaacgCCACATCggtttatacaaaataagtttatacaagagtttgtgactaTATCATTATTCTATTATAAATGCAGCCATTGTATATTGGAACATCTAAAAAGGTTggaatataaaattcataacttgaaatttatattctttaatttgtatatataaacAACACCATTTAAAACTTTTCCCGTTGGAGATTGAGAAGCataacattataaaaattaaatgttaaaagGGGAGTAGCGCTTTTAACACCTCCTTAAAAcacttcttttaaattttattttctaaaatatccttaatttattttcacaaaaCAAACACATGAATTAAAATCAACCATTTTGTCATAAAAATTTACCTTAAAAtgagtatttattttaaggatTATAAAAGAACTTGTGATACTTGTCGTCCTTTATTTATCCGGGGAGCCCtcactttttaatttactcatccatttttaaaattaccctcattaaaaattcaaaataaatattttttttaacttattgttttcctctcttttacgcactttttctatttctcttAGAAATCAGCATCATGTCAAATATTAAGAAGTTTTGTTGTTGAATTTCTGATTCTTTATCTGGGCAttcttgaaacattcattagGAATGAGATTTTACGTGGTGAAAATTAGTGATCTATGTTTAGAGCATAGTATTTTGATCTATTTATTTTCGCATCTTTTTTCTGATGCTTCATCAATTTCAGTTCTCATCATAATCCTCAAGTTAAAGCAAAATTTCAATGGATGGTTATAGTTGATTCAgttgattaaaaatatatttttaatttaatgttatatGATTAGATATTGGGAATTCTGTTCATATGAATGACTTATGAGAAATAATGACAacaataatagcaacacacaACCACGATAAGATTTATCCTCATAACTTTGACatgacattattattattattattaggattACTATTGCTGTAACAAAAGGTAGGGTCTGATTAGACAGTCCATGTACCACATTGCAAGTAgagttttattgagatttATCAGCTTTCCATACTACGtctttttatcttcaattCCTTGAGcttcaaatagaaaattttagtGAATCCTGccaaaagaaacaagaagCACAGAATATGATCATTTACTTTGGACTAGCAGCTCAAGAAATGATAGTGTGTTTAACATCTTTTAAaccaaacaagaaaacaagaatttaattaattaattaattaattatctactCACGTTTCACAGTTGGTGGCGGTGGAGACAGGGAAGCCAACTTTGATACCGCAGGCGCTTGGAATTTTGCTCAAGAACCTGTCCTGAACCCCCAATGACTTGGCTCCCGCCTTCAACCATCGGCAAATAGCCTTCTTGTCATCAACTGTTTTCACACTCTGAGCAAGCTGTTGCAGCCCGCTGCAGCATGCTGAAGTCGGCGTTGGAGCCTTGCCCGTGGCGAACCCAACGCATGCAGCTGCTTTGGCGTCGACTGTGCCGCATGCAATGGCTGCCTCGCTCACATTTGCGAGGAAGAAGATGAGAGACACCATGAAAACCATGGAGAAGAAGAGGTTCTTCATTGTTAAATGGCAAAGTAGTTCTCGTAATAAGCTCTTGAAAAGTGCTTTTAGGTATCTTGTAAGCACTTTTGCTTGCTGAATGCTGATGGAGAATGAAGTGGGAGAGTGAAGTGTTTATATAGGGAAGCATTATTGAGGGTACTCTTGGGAATTTGTGAGGATCAAAGTTTTGAGTGTCCCTATGAGATTTTGATGAAGAGTTCTACTATTTGAACTCCGCGAAGACAAAAGAACGACAGAAAAATTGGCACGTGAATCAATTGCACTAAGAGCTTTTGTCTATTActttttgagtttaaaaaataaaataatcaaaagaaagaaagaaaagtaacgaaaagaaaagaaagagattaCTTTTTGAGTTCTGTCTTTAGTCTCTCTCCATTTCTCACCTCTCATTTACGTGAGCTCTCTGCGTTCAGGAAGGAAAAACTCAAACGAGTTCCGTCTCTGCATCTCACCAATTCTGTCTCTGCATCTCAGTTATCACAAGGAAGAAATTAGATCTAGATCTACAAACAGAGGTGAGAGATGTTTAAATGGttagaatatttaatttaaattgtaaaaattcgtagatttttactttttatatatttaaattgttatgaattgttatgattttttttaatttaaatgactggaaataatgaaataaattataataatttcttaatgtgttttatatatgttaggattttttaaatttaaatggttgaaaataatgaaataaattataacaatttctgaatgtgttttatatatgttaggatttttcttaatttaaatggctagaaataatggaataaattataacaattattaaatgtgttttatatatgttaggattttttttaatttaaattgctgaaaataatgaaataaattataacaatttccGGATgtgatttatatatttaagttgttaggattttataatttaaattgttggagataatggaataaattataaaaatttgtggatgtgtttttatatatttaaattgttaggaATTTTCATTACTGGACAAAATGTTATATAAGTTTCTTAAtacaaatgttaattattttgtagaaatGGAGTATTTGGAAAATGAGCATGCATTTGAAGAGTTGCAAGAAACAAGAGCTAACGatgtaaatgaaattgtgGAACCGAACAAATGTGAGCCAGCTCTTGGAATGTTATTTGATAATCATGAAGAAATGTTTGCATTTTACAAAGCTTATGGTAAACAAGAGGGGTTTCCTGTGAAGGTTCGAAGTACTAAGAAGGGGACCAATGGAATTGTAAAATATGCGACATTTGCATGTGGGCGTAGCGGCAAGTCAGAAAGTAAATCTGCTAATGCATTGAAGCCGAAACCGAATGTGAAAAATGGTTGTGATGCAAAAATTGGAGGTTGTCTAAATGAAGATGGAAAATGGGTTCTTCGAACTTTAAATCTTCAACACAACCATGGATTGAGTCCAGACAAAGCTAGGTATTTCTCATGCAATCACAGAATTAGTGCAAGCGCTAAAAAGCgaattgaaatgaatgattGTGCAGGAATTAGAATTGcccaaaatttcaattctatTGTTGTTGGAGCTGGTGGGTATGAAAATGTGCCattcttagaaaaaaattgtagaaatTTTGTTGACAAAACAAGGCGATTACAACTTGAGGAAGGAGATGCTATGGCGCTTTTAAAGTACTTCCAGAAAAAGCAAGCAGAATgtaatggatttttttttagcattgaTTTGGATGAAGAGGATCGATTAAAGAATGTGTTTTGGGCAGATTCGCAGAGTAGGGCagtttacaaatattttagagATGTCATCACATTTGACACTACATATCTGACCAACAAGTATGACATGCCATTTACGCCCTTTGTTGCAGTTAATCACCATGGACAATCTATTTTGTTGGGATGCGGATTGATTTCACGCGAGGATACGGAGACATTTACGTGGTTATTTGAGGCGTGGCTATCATGCATGTCTGATTCTCCTCCCCTTGGTATCATTACAGATTAAGACAGGGCAATGCAAAAGGAAGTTAatgaggggggggggggaacaCTTGTAAAGAAGCTTCAGAGctgaatcaattaaaaatagcGTAAATAATATACACAaggcataataataaaatgtaatcTAGGGCGACTACAAAAAAACTCATTATCacaataacaaagctacccTCCTAATGCTGCAATTACATGTCAAAACTACAAATTAGGCTATGTTATTATGTATCTCGAACCCAAAGGGGGgagttttgaaaaaatatatatatagatgtaTATTCTTATCTTGCATAAATTTATGCTTATACAATATCACAAACACTTTAATGGAGGATTATGAGTGGCTTAGACAATTAAGACAGCCTTAGGGACCAGGGGGTTCAATTGCACCATGCATTCAAATTACACCTGTCTATTAAACTTCagtgattattttttagtcaTGAAAAGAATTAGACCCAGTGAAAAAAGGTTGAATAATGTCCAAAGCCATACAAAATCCATATATGTTATAAGAAAAGTGTCAAGCTTCGCATatcatattaaatattttatcaatatgAGTCTAATACCATTACCACAGACATGCCATGACTAATAAGTTGACTAGCTAATTACTACTTACAATAAGAGGTCATAACTCTCCACACTCATTCAGCCTCAAAATGTGTCTCAGACTTACAACATTCAGGACAGGAGAGCAAATACTTTCTCATCCACCTCTCTCCCATTGATCTGATATCTCTACATATCTCCCCAACTACTCCTCTCTCTTATCTTGCCAACCTCAGAAGACATGAATATGCTAAATAAtaacttttgtaatttttcttatcaaaataaattactgcAGTGCCTCATCCTAACCAATTAAGAAAACCGTAAAAGTCTCAAGATCCACCCTTATTCCATAAACACCCCACCCAAGAAATGCTTACGGAAGAATTTTTCTTACTCTGTCAAtctcaaaatttcatcatccacaagataaaattaaaaaaattaaaaagaaatgcttaCAGAAGAAATGCT contains:
- the LOC102626945 gene encoding non-specific lipid-transfer protein D, cotyledon-specific isoform-like, which codes for MKNLFFSMVFMVSLIFFLANVSEAAIACGTVDAKAAACVGFATGKAPTPTSACCSGLQQLAQSVKTVDDKKAICRWLKAGAKSLGVQDRFLSKIPSACGIKVGFPVSTATNCETIH
- the LOC112497195 gene encoding protein FAR-RED IMPAIRED RESPONSE 1-like; the protein is MEYLENEHAFEELQETRANDVNEIVEPNKCEPALGMLFDNHEEMFAFYKAYGKQEGFPVKVRSTKKGTNGIVKYATFACGRSGKSESKSANALKPKPNVKNGCDAKIGGCLNEDGKWVLRTLNLQHNHGLSPDKARYFSCNHRISASAKKRIEMNDCAGIRIAQNFNSIVVGAGGYENVPFLEKNCRNFVDKTRRLQLEEGDAMALLKYFQKKQAECNGFFFSIDLDEEDRLKNVFWADSQSRAVYKYFRDVITFDTTYLTNKYDMPFTPFVAVNHHGQSILLGCGLISREDTETFTWLFEAWLSCMSDSPPLGIITD